In Gossypium hirsutum isolate 1008001.06 chromosome D01, Gossypium_hirsutum_v2.1, whole genome shotgun sequence, the genomic window CCATCTTCAAGATCTTGAACGCAAAGCTCCAACTCTTTTAGCTGTCTTGGCATCTCAACATTCTCAGATTTGCTCATCTTCTGACTCATTACTGATCTAAAAGCAGCATCAACCTTCTCAAATTCATTAATGTCTCTTCTTCCGGTTTGTTCACACGCTATCCGTTTGTGGTGCAATAGCTTGGACACTAACGCCCAGCTGCCACACTTCGATCGTTCCATTGGCCCTGAGATGAGGGTGAATAAGTACTCAAACATGGAGGAAGTGACTGCTTCAGCCTCCCTTAGCAAGCTAACCATTGCCTTGGTCTCGTGGTCGTTCGAAGATGAGAAGATGCGTTTCGTTTCCACGCCCTTCACATTCTTCAATGCCTTGTGGATAGTCTTCTGCACCACTTTTCTGGAGGTGAAGTACTTCCTCACCTCACCCACAAGCTCGACTTCTCTGCATGGTCTTCTTCGCATAACTGATTGAATATCCTGTATACTTCCTTTTGTTTGCAACAAAATATCCTTAGTAGTGTTGCACAGGTCAAAGAGCCTAAGGGATCCATCCAACAATTCATCAACAGGTCCCTTGTTTTGTTCTTGAGCTAATTCTTGTTGGGAAAAGGGCAACCGCAGCAACTTATCCACACAATCATACAAATCCTGAAGGCCATTTAGCTTATGGCTTATTGATGATGACGTTGACGTTTCTTCGGAATCCCTTAATCTGTTCAAATGTTCATCAATCTCTGAAACAAGTGGATTTGGTCTAGATTGCAAGGGGAAGCTGTTAGAACGAGCGTGGTGAGTTGTTTGGGCTgccatttttctttcttcttcaggGGAACAGCCCAATGGTTGAATGTTTCTACCTATTATTTGCAATAGCAGCAGTAGGCATCAGCTCCATTTTATATATACATCAGGTCATACAGACAAAAGGAATCTTAAATACTTATTTAATCAGCAATTTCTTATTGTTTCTTCACTCAATTTGGATATCGATCTGAGAACTCTGTCAGCGTTGTTTATGCAAAATGTCTTCCCTCAACCAGCTCTCCAGCTCAGGGCTGTCCAATTAAGTTAACATCATCCAATTTC contains:
- the LOC107921545 gene encoding uncharacterized protein, which codes for MAAQTTHHARSNSFPLQSRPNPLVSEIDEHLNRLRDSEETSTSSSISHKLNGLQDLYDCVDKLLRLPFSQQELAQEQNKGPVDELLDGSLRLFDLCNTTKDILLQTKGSIQDIQSVMRRRPCREVELVGEVRKYFTSRKVVQKTIHKALKNVKGVETKRIFSSSNDHETKAMVSLLREAEAVTSSMFEYLFTLISGPMERSKCGSWALVSKLLHHKRIACEQTGRRDINEFEKVDAAFRSVMSQKMSKSENVEMPRQLKELELCVQDLEDGLECLFRCMIKARVSLLNALNH